Within the Arachis duranensis cultivar V14167 chromosome 10, aradu.V14167.gnm2.J7QH, whole genome shotgun sequence genome, the region AGTATGTCCCCCGACGACAGAGCTAACCGGAACAAATGAAGTACGACATGGATAGggatgaaagagaaagagagatgccgttgtttttttaattttgagtaaTAGTAAAAAATCAAATTAGGGTTAAGTTTGAATGATGTTatgagatatttttttttatattgttggaCTTTTTTTGTTGCGATTTATACGGTAGTTGGCAGAGTTGACTGTTATTCTAATTGAtttcataacttttttttttttcaagtacaACTTTAAGTCAAATCGCACaaacaagagaaaagaaaaaaacgaaATTATTGAATATAAGAAGGGATGAATGAAGACTTACCTATGCTCAAGTCAATTCCACGGTTTTTTAGCTCTCTATATTCTTGACAGAGAGCACAAGTTTCACAACAGAAATGAACTAAGCAGTCCATACAAGGTGCCTCTGGCAACTCATATTGTGCCCTCATCTTTGAGCGGTAAAAGCATGAATACAAGCATGGAAACCCAATAAGAGCCAGTGCCCCATAAATAGCTCCCTCACATGTGCATGCTGCATATAAACATACtctatttcattatttatcCTGCCTCTAATTATGTTTCTCAACAATAGCTTATACTatgtttaataaataatttttatctcATATCAGAAATTTAAGGGGAAAAAAAAGAGCAAGAGAtaccataaaaaaaaacaagtatGTTATGTATACAttacaaatatatatactaaagatatataaaaacacacatgtaaatatatataaatatataatgattgaattaataattaatttttaattaataaaattatatttctaaccTTTATTTTACAGTTCCTCTTTTTTTTAGTAGATAGAAAATTAGAGACATACTTTGTGTATGAACTAAAAGAAAGGGTCTTACTTGAAGTTCCTTTACTTACTATCTCTGCTATTTGTCCAAAAGTAATACAAGGGCAGAAGCAAGTGACCACaccttacaaaaattaaaaaaacaatgtcaaaatataaatatataacttgAGAATAATGTCAAGAATTCAGATGGTTTGCGGCGAGGCTCTTACAGTTTGCAGGATCATCAAAACAACGGCAGAGACCGGTGGACCAACGCTGCAACTGGAGAGGTCCTCTGATGCCGCCGGTGAGGTATGGAGCAGCATAAGGATGTGATGTACCATAGTTTGGAACTGCCGGCGCTGGTATGACATAACCACCAGGATTATGGCCTTGAATTGCATATGTCTCTGCTTCATCTACTGCTGGGTACATGGACATTGTTAGTACTTAATAATAGTACTCTCCCTCAGAATTTCAGAAAATGAATTAGAATTCGTAATCTTACTCTTGGCTAAGACTAAGAGTACTATAAATAGCGGGGATTTTtcagaaataaataaacaaaatctttatctcctaaaacaaataaaatatacttaaaTACCTAATTTTTATGTGTGACAAAAAATTGGGTGtgccataaataaataaaaagtcaaCCACATTAAGTGTATCTAAAAACTTAATTACCAAATTAGTCCttcatataaaatacatataaaatacatgttaaatacaaaatatatattaaaaataaattaaataatatgtatttatacataaatatatagtgACTGATTTAATAAATGATTTTATTgtgcaaatagtatttttaataaaaattattttaaaaaaataaaatacatattaaatacctaattcttttatattaggaaatagagatttatttatttctaattattttgcTAAAATTAGCTTGATAAAGAGAAAACATGTCAATTAAATTTGTAACTGACATAGCTAGTTTTGGAATAATATTAATGTTGGATCTGATTAGGTTTTACTGTTTTAGTAAAGATTTGAATATCACGGGTATTAAAAGTGGGACAGGTTTCTCCGCAACTTaggaaaacaaataaattaaattaaaagttatgaCGTTACATAGCACCTTATCCTTCTTACGAAGCTAGTGAGATGCAAAAATGCTAACTTATTAGAGTTTGTAATTTCTTTAAAAGATTTTACTGGAAAAAATATATAGTCTCTTGACTTGGAATTGCACATGGCCATAGCATGTATTcaagcaaataaattaaattaaattgttgGTTATGACGTTACATTGCACCTTGATCCTTCTTATTAGTTCTTAGGAAGCTAGTTAGATGGTAACTTACCAGTGTCCGTAACTTCGTTGAAAGATCTTATTGGGAAAAAGAAATATACTCATACTTGGACTTGTGCATGGTCATAGCATGTGTTCAAGATTCAAAGCTGAATCCATAATAGTTTATTGTTTCCGCAAATTGGGATGATGTAAGATGAAAAACACGATGGAACCAATGATTAATTTGGTAACAAATAATTGGTTTCTTGTTTCACATGGACATTAGAATGTAATTAAATAACAAGTCAATGGCCCAATGCTcgtccaaaagaaaaaaaaaaagtaaactattatttttacccactaaaattaaaattgttgacACATCTATCTATAAAAAACGAAAATTACCATTTATATCCATAAAACATGAGttctatataataaaattattcaaacactaaaaaatcacataaaaaaccCCAAATTACCCTTATTATCATCAGCATCATTCACCCCctaattcttttcttccttgtttCGCCGACAGATCCACATAAGAAGCAAATGCTATGAAATTAAGAAGGGAGAAATTTGTAGTTGCGGTGTGATTTCAAACCGCGGAAGAGTCACTTTCGTGACCCAACTCATCCATGTCCTTCACCACCATGAATtccctatttttattttctttcttttttcataaCTCAACCAATGCAAAATCTACAATCCCATCATTgcaattttctattttcattctttttttcattcaatGATGCCTCTTTTTATGTGTGTACTTATCTTCTTGTTTTAACTTGCATGTTGATTCTAAAAAAGTCCTTTTTTCTGGGTTGAGGATTCgaagaagtagaagagagagagagaagcaaAACACAGAAAGAtacaaagagagagaaagagagagaggaaggagTTGGCAGAGTTGACGTACTCTGGCGACGGCGATGAACTCAGAAAatggaaggagagagagaggatgggattagtggtggtggtggttaaGAGGAAAAGATGATGCGCATGATGATAAGGGTAATTTGAGATTTTTACgtgattttttagtgtttggataattttgttacatggaattttatttattgtccttaagttggacttatgggagCTCTCATCAaagtggcttgtgcttgaatccgTCCTTGAATATCCACCAATGATTGAATCTCTAATAGGCAAAAACTTGTGAAAACTTGAAAGTGAAATAAGCATATACCAACTATTAAGAggtggcaccaaaaacttgatgtgaaAATTTATTGTCAgtctagaatttctcaataGAAATAGAACTTCGTTGTAATTATAGTTCCAAACAAACTAATAATtctcaatcaaattttaatattggttgtcacaagtacaaacaccaataaaataaaccgaagtatttaaacatccGGTCGTTTCataaggaattgcaatgaagtgatcaattattggctatgaaggaattAATAAGGGGGTATGATTTGGTaattaacaagaaaagtaaataacaataaagtaaataacaattaactaacaaaggaaaggaaaagaacTATTGGCTAAGACTTGGGAatttgagatcaccatccttgtctacaaaccatatATTGACAACTTTGAGGGACCAACCCATTTAGTCTACTTCTATGCTTAAAGTATGTATAATGTCTACTTTAACGCTTGAAGTATgtcaaataggcttgatcaacatcaattcaTAAGTCCTAACCTAGCTACAAATTGACTTAGTAGTTGGCTAGTGTTAATGGTTATCAAATTCACCACAAAgtgttctcaaatcaccaattcaatgagaccaaatgactcaaggtcactcaattcccttagcctaggacaagagtaaagaaaactactctaaaacaagtgaaaatattttatcaaacacctagagcgcaataaaagtaaacatcacaaaatacaagaatTAATGAAGCCCATAAAAAACATAAGCAATAAATCAACAATGGCAattaagataaacataaaaaggcatggaaacataaaattgcattcaaagggaattaaaatataaagataattgaaataaaaacaagaattaCAAGTTGGATCTAAGAAAATTTaacctaaactaccctaaattctagagagaagggagagcttctctctctagaattctaacctaCTACATGATGAAAAACTATACTATGACTACTCTTCCCATTCCCTTGCAATCCTTAGGTTTaaaagcatcagaaatgagttagatttGGGCCTCCTTGAGCTCAAAAATCGCCCCTAGCATTTTGTCTTTAGGGAGGTCACATGCCgtttgtcacgcgtacgcatgggtaatgcgtacgcgtcactggcAAAATTCCTcttcacgcgtatgcgtgggtgacgcgtgcgTGTTATTGGCAGATCTCcttctcacgcgtacgcgtgggtgacgcgtgcgcgtggccttGACTTCAGCAAATCctcattttttcataaattctccatttttgcatgcttttttcttcatttcttcaacCCAATCTTCGCCTTCtaatcctgaaatcacttaaaaaacatatcaaggcatcgaatggaattaaagtgaattaaatttagcaattttagggtttaaaaatcatgttttcacttttaagcacaaaataggagaaattcacaaaatcatgatatttcattgaataaatgtgagaaaagttgataaaatctccaaaattcaacacaagataaaccacaaaattggggtttatcaaacctccccacacttaaaataaGCATGTcgtcatgctaaaccaagaaagaCTAGAAATGGGGTACGAACATTTATTCTATGGAAATAAACTATATGAACCTATATACATACATGTAACTAGATGCAAGATGcatctacctacttggttaaatgtaaatcaatctccaagacatATATGAACAAGTAGGGCTAAGGTCATATGACGATTCATAAACTCCAcgaattcaaatatcaaaatgaagttcaaatagacttgcaagaagaaagctcatgaaagctgggaacaaggaattgagcatcgaaccctcaccagaagtgtatccgctctagtcgctcaagtgtatagggttaattcactcactTCTCATCTAATCATGGCttcaagatttatttttcatctaacaatcaataattattcaatgcatgcatacatttatcatgaagacttattcataggttgtaatgcgattttctggagctacagaagcccaattggcgcgctctcaatggcgttggaaagtagacattctgggctttccagcaatatatgatagtccatactttgctNNNNNNNNNNNNNNNNNNNNNNNNNNNNNNNNNNNNNNNNNNNNNNNNNNNNNNNNNNNNNNNNNNNNNNNNNNNNNNNNNNNNNNNNNNNNNNNNNNNNNNNNNNNNNNNNNNNNNNNNNNNNNNNNNNNNNNNNNNNNNNNNNNNNNNNNNNNNNNNNNNNNNNNNNNNNNNNNNNNNNNNNNNNNNNNNNNNNNNNNNNNNNNNNNNNNNNNNNNNNNNNNNNNNNNNNNNNNNNNNNNNNNNNNNNNNNNNNNNNNNNNNNNNNNNNNNNNNNNNNNNNNNNNNNNNNNNNNNNNNNNNNNNNNNNNNNNNNNNNNNNNNNNNNNNNNNNNNNNNNNNNNNNNNNNNNNNNNNNNNNNNNNNNNNNNNNNNNNNNNNNNNNNNNNNNNNNNNNNNNNNNNNNNNNNNNNNNNNNNNNNNNNNNNNNNNNNNNNNNNNNNNNNNNNNNNNNNNNNNNNNNNNNNNNNNNNNNNNNNNNNNNNNNNNNNNNNNNNNNNNNNNNNNNNNNNNNNNNNNNNNNNNNNNNNNNNNNNNNNNNNNNNNNNNNNNNNNNNNNNNNNNNNNNNNNNNNNNNNNNNNNNNNNNNNNNNNNNNNNNNNNNNNNNNNNNNNNNNNNNNNNNNNNNNNNNNNNNNNNNNNNNNNNNNNNNNNNNNNNNNNNNNNNNNNNNNNNNNNNNNNNNNNNNNNNNNNNNNNNNNNNNNNNNNNNNNNNNNNNNNNNNNNNNNNNNNNNNNNNNNNNNNNNNNNNNNNNNNNNNNNNNNNNNNNNNNNNNNNNNNNNNNNNNNNNNNNNNNNNNNNNNNNNNNNNNNNNNNNNNNNNNNNNNNNNNNNNNNNNNNNNNNNNNNNNNNNNNNNNNNNNNNNNNNNNNNNNNNNNNNNNNNNNNNNNNNNNNNNNNNNNNNNNNNNNNNNNNNNNNNNNNNNNNNNNNNNNNNNNNNNNNNNNNNNNNNNNNNNNNNNNNNNNNNNNNNNNNNNNNNNNNNNNNNNNNNNNNNNNNNNNNNNNNNNNNNNNNNNNNNNNNNNNNNNNNNNNNNNNNNNNNNNNNNNNNNNNNNNNNNNNNNNNNNNNNNNNNNNNNNNNNNNNNNNNNNNNNNNNNNNNNNNNNNNNNNNNNNNNNNNNNNNNNNNNNNNNNNNNNNNNNNNNNNNNNNNNNNNNNNNNNNNNNNNNNNNNNNNNNNNNNttggagcagtgatctgctaaggcttggctggccattggccatgtctagtgttttggaccgaagctttctttgaaggcttggctggctgtgaagccatgtctaattcctggaccggagtcttagactaaacattgcatgattcctggaattctaattaagaattttgatatctttattttctttttccacttaattttcgaaaaaagcacaaaaaattacaaaatcataaaatccaaaaatttcttgtttgagtctagagtctcatattaagtttggtgtcaattgcatgtttctgttcttgcattcatgcatgtgtcttcattcatcttcaagttgttcttgatgatttcattgctttgatctttgaattctcttgacttgagtgtttatgtgcctcatatagtgtcagtagtatacaaactgctaagtttggtgtcttgcatgtattgttacttgattttagttgcattttgattattaaaaatccaaaaatatttttaatttatgtcttctcaagtcaataatacagagaattgaagattcagaacatacagcagaggaattacacagaaaaagttgggcgttcaaaacgcccagtgaagaaggacagactggcgtttaaacgccagccagggtacctggttgggcgtttaacgcccaaaagggtagtattttgggcgttaaacgctagaatgtgcaccattctgggcgtttaacgccaggatggcacaagggggaagattttgttttcaatgcaaatttttttcaagttttcaaaatcttttcaaaatcaaatctttttcaaatcaatcttttcaatcaaatctttttcaaattcaatttctttctattttcacaaatacttgctatcaattaatgatttgattcaacatttcaagtatgttgccttttctattgagaaaggtttaatgtttgaatcatatcttttcttgttagccaagtttttaattttcaaaatcaaatcttttttttaaaaaaaatatttttcaaatcatatcttctcaatcacatctttttaaaaccaatcatatcttcttaaccacatctttttcaaaataacNNNNNNNNNNNNNNNNNNNNNNNNNNNNNNNNNNNNNNNNNNNNNNNNNNNNNNNNNNNNNNNNNNNNNttcaaaaatcacttgatttctttcccacttttattttcgaaaatcaattagtgtttttcaaaatattttcaaaatcttttatttgattttcgaaaattacttcccctcttctcacatccttctatttatggactaacactattcctcaatgaacaattcgaactccatctctcttgataagttcgaattcttctaNNNNNNNNNNNNNNNNNNNNNNNNNNNNNNNNNNNNNNNNNNNNNNNNNNNNNNNNNNNNNNNNNNNNNNNNNNNNNNNNNNNNNNNNNNNNNNNNNNNNNNNNNNNNNNNNNNNNNNNNNNNNNNNNNNNNNNNNNNNNNNNNNNNNNNNNNNNNNNNNNNNNNNNNNNNNNNNNNNNNNNNNNNNNNNNNNNNNNNNNNNNNNNNNNNNNNNNNNNNNNNNNNNNNNNNNNNNNNNNNNNNNNNNNNNNNNNNNNNNNNNNNNNNNNNNNNNNNNNNNNNNNNNNNNNNNNNNNNNNNNNNNNNNNNNNNNNNNNNNNNNNNNNNNNNNNNNNNNNNNNNNNNNNNNNNNNNNNNNNNNNNNNNNNNNNNNNNNNNNNNNNNNNNNNNNNNNNNNNNNNNNNNNNNNNNNNNNNNNNNNNNNNNNNNNNNNNNNNNNNNNNNNNNNNNNNNNNNNNNNNNNNNNNNNNNNNNNNNNNNNNNNNNNNNNNNNNNNNNNNNNNNNNNNNNNNNNNNNNNNNNNNNNNNNNNNNNNNNNNNNNNNNNNNNNNNNNNNNNNNNNNNNNNNNNNNNNNNNNNNNNNNNNNNNNNNNNNNNNNNNNNNNNNNNNNNNNNNNNNNNNNNNNNNNNNNNNNNNNNNNNNNNNNNNNNNNNNNNNNNNNNNNNNNNNNNNNNNNNNNNNNNNNNNNNNNNNNNNNNNNNNNNNNNNNNNNNNNNNNNNNNNNNNNNNNNNNNNNNNNNNNNNNNNNNNNNNNNNNNNNNNNNNNNNNNNNNNNNNNNNNNNNNNNNNNNNNNNNNNNNNNNNNNNNNNNNNNNNNNNNNNNNNNNNNNNNNNNNNNNNNNNNNNNNNNNNNNNNNNNNNNNNNNNNNNNNNNNNNNNNNNNNNNNNNNNNNNNNNNNNNNNNNNNNNNNNNNNNNNNNNNNNNNNNNNNNNNNNNNNNNNNNNNNNNNNNNNNNNNNNNNNNNNNNNNNNNNNNNNNNNNNNNNNNNNNNNNNNNNNNNNNNNNNNNNNNNNNNNNNNNNNNNNNNNNNNNNNNNNNNNNNNNNNNNNNNNNNNNNNNNNNNNNNNNNNNNNNNNNNNNNNNNNNNNNNNNNNNNNNNNNNNNNNNNNNNNNNNNNtggaagatcctcatcagtttttagctgaattcttgcaaatctgtgatactgtcaagactaatggggttgaccctgaggtctacagacttatgctattcccttttgctgtaaaagacagagctagaatatggttagactcacaacccaaagaaagcctgaactcttgggaaaagctagtcaatgccttcttggcaaagttctttccacctcaaaaattgagtaagcttagagtggaagtccaaaccttcagacagaaggaaggagagtccctctatgaagcttgggaaagatacaaacaattaatcagaaagtgtccctctgacatgctttctgaatggagcgtcataggtattttctatgatggtctctctgaactgtccaagatgtccttggatagctctgctggaggatttcttcatctgaagaagacgcctacagaagcacaagagctgattgaaatggttgcaaataaccaattcatgtacacttctgaaaggaatcctgtgaacaatgggaccaatcagaagaaaggagttcttgagattgacattNNNNNNNNNNNNNNNNNNNNNNNNNNNNNNNNNNNNNNNNNNNNNNNNNNNNNNNNNNNNNNNNNNNNNNNNNNNNNNNNNNNNNNNNNNNNNNNNNNNNNNNNNNNNNNNNNNNNNNNNNNNNNNNNNNNNNNNNNNNNNNNNNNNNNNNNNNNNNNNNNNNNNNNNNNNNNNNNNNNNNNNNNNNNNNNNNNNNNNNNNNNNNNNNNNNNNNNNNNNNNNNNNNNNNNNNNNNNNNNNNNNNNNNNNNNNNNNNNNNNNNNNNNNNNNNNNNNNNNNNNNNNNNNNNNNNNNNNNNNNNNNNNNNNNNNNNNNNNNNNNNNNNNNNNNNNNNNNNNNNNNNNNNNNNNNNNNNNNNNNNNNNNNNNNNNNNNNNNNNNNNNNNNNNNNNNNNNNNNNNNNNNNNNNNNNNNNNNNNNNNNNNNNNNNNNNNNNNNNNNNNNNNNNNNNNNNNNNNNNNNNNNNNNNNNNNNNNNNNNNNNNNNNNNNNNNNNNNNNNNNNNNNNNNNNNNNNNNNNNNNNNNNNNNNNNNNNNNNNNNNNNNNNNNNNNNNNNNNNNNNNNNNNNNNNNNNNNNNNNNNNNNNNNNNNNNNNNNNNNNNNNNNNNNNNNNNNNNNNNNNNNNNNNNNNNNNNNNNNNNNNNNNNNNNNNNNNNNNNNNNNNNNNNNNNNNNNNNNNNNNNNNNNNNNNNNNNNNNNNNNNNNNNNNNNNNNNNNNNNNNNNNNNNNNNNNNNNNNNNNNNNNNNNNNNNNNNNNNNNNNNNNNNNNNNNNNNNNNNNNNNNNNNNNNNNNNNNNNNNNNNNNNNNNNNNNNNNNNNNNNNNNNNNNNNNNNNNNNNNNNNNNNNNNNNNNNNNNNNNNNNNNNNNNNNNNNNNNNNNNNNNNNNNNNNNNNNNNNNNNNNNNNNNNNNNNNNNNNNNNNNNNNNNNNNNNNNNNNNNNNNNNNNNNNNNNNNNNNNNNNNNNNNNNNNNNNNNNNNNNNNNNNNNNNNNNNNNNNNNNNNNNNNNNNNNNNNNNNNNNNNNNNNNNNNNNNNNNNNNNNNNNNNNNNNNNNNNNNNNNNNNNNNNNNNNNNNNNNNNNNNNNNNNNNNNNNNNNNNNNNNNNNNNNNNNNNNNNNNNNNNNNNNNNNNNNNNNNNNNNNNNNNNNNNNNNNNNNNNNNNNNNNNNNNNNNNNNNNNNNNNNNNNNNNNNNNNNNNNNNNNNNNNNNNNNNNNNNNNNNNNNNNNNNNNNNNNNNNNNNNNNNNNNNNNNNNNNNNNNNNNNNNNNNNNNNNNNNNNNNNNNNNNNNNNNNNNNNNNNNNNNNNNNNNNNNNNNNNNNNNNNNNNNNNNNNNNNNNNNNNNNNNNNNNNNNNNNNNNNNNNNNNNNNNNNNNNNNNNNNNNNNNtctaagtttggtgttgaacccccacattcaaactctaagtttggtgttgggaggttccaacattgctctgaacatctgtgaggctccatgagagccctctgtcaagctattgactttaaagaagcgcttgttgggaggcaacccaatgttatattttatctattctcttttgttattttatgttttttttgtaggttgatgatcatgagaagtcacaaaatcaatgaaaagagcaaaaacaggataaaaaacagaaagaaaaatagcacaccctggaggagagcgtgctggcatttaaacgccagtgaggctagctgttgggcgtttaacgcccagtctggcaccattctgggcgtttaacgccagaaaagggcaccagactggcgttaaatgccagaaaagggcaagaagctggcgttaaacgccagaaatgggcaccagcccggcgtttaacgccagaaatggctaaaaacacaattttgcttgccatttggtgtagggatgacttttccttgacacttcaggatctgtggaccccacaggatccccacttaccCTACCANNNNNNNNNNNNNNNNNNNNNNNNNNNNNNNNNNNNNNNNNNNNNNNNNNNNNNNNNNNNNNNNNNNNNNNNNNNNNNNNNNNNNNNNNNNNNNNNNNNNNNNNNNNNNNNNNNNNNNNNNNNNNNNNNNNNNNNNNNNNNNNNNNNNNNNNNNNNNNNNNNNNNNNNNNNNNNNNNNNNNNNNNNNNNNNNNNNNNNNNNNNNNNNNNNNNNNNNNNNNNNNNNNNNNNNNNNNNNNNNNNNNNNNNNNNNNNNNNNNNNNNNNNNNNNNNNNNNNNNNNNNNNNNNNNNNNNNNNNNNNNNNNNNNNNNNNNNNNNNNNNNNNNNNNNNNNNNNNNNNNNNNNNNNNNNNNNNNNNNNNNNNNNNNNNNNNNNNNNNNNNNNNNNNNNNNNNNNNNNNNNNNNNNNNNNNNNNNNNNNNNNNNNNNNNNNNNNNNNNNNNNNNNNNNNNNNNNNNNNNNNNNNNNNNNNNNNNNNNNNNNNNNNNNNNNNNNNNNNNNNNNNNNNNNNNNNNN harbors:
- the LOC107469709 gene encoding protein PLANT CADMIUM RESISTANCE 2 isoform X1, with the protein product MSMYPAVDEAETYAIQGHNPGGYVIPAPAVPNYGTSHPYAAPYLTGGIRGPLQLQRWSTGLCRCFDDPANCVVTCFCPCITFGQIAEIVSKGTSTCTCEGAIYGALALIGFPCLYSCFYRSKMRAQYELPEAPCMDCLVHFCCETCALCQEYRELKNRGIDLSIALSSGDILLHLIVTVNLLSKEPLCLALKSTSNTHMTGAPWQRYCTARPDANLERTSASVHPCSWCIERAAL
- the LOC107469709 gene encoding protein PLANT CADMIUM RESISTANCE 2 isoform X5; translation: MSMYPAVDEAETYAIQGHNPGGYVIPAPAVPNYGTSHPYAAPYLTGGIRGPLQLQRWSTGLCRCFDDPANCVVTCFCPCITFGQIAEIVSKGTSTCTCEGAIYGALALIGFPCLYSCFYRSKMRAQYELPEAPCMDCLVHFCCETCALCQEYRELKNRGIDLSIDILMHVGFARCIEELQ
- the LOC107469709 gene encoding cell number regulator 10 isoform X4; this encodes MSMYPAVDEAETYAIQGHNPGGYVIPAPAVPNYGTSHPYAAPYLTGGIRGPLQLQRWSTGLCRCFDDPANCVVTCFCPCITFGQIAEIVSKGTSTCTCEGAIYGALALIGFPCLYSCFYRSKMRAQYELPEAPCMDCLVHFCCETCALCQEYRELKNRGIDLSIAAVPSTEIDVQYTHDGSSLAALLHCTT
- the LOC107469709 gene encoding protein PLANT CADMIUM RESISTANCE 2 isoform X2; this encodes MSMYPAVDEAETYAIQGHNPGGYVIPAPAVPNYGTSHPYAAPYLTGGIRGPLQLQRWSTGLCRCFDDPANCVVTCFCPCITFGQIAEIVSKGTSTCTCEGAIYGALALIGFPCLYSCFYRSKMRAQYELPEAPCMDCLVHFCCETCALCQEYRELKNRGIDLSIVNLLSKEPLCLALKSTSNTHMTGAPWQRYCTARPDANLERTSASVHPCSWCIERAAL
- the LOC107469709 gene encoding protein PLANT CADMIUM RESISTANCE 2 isoform X3, whose amino-acid sequence is MSMYPAVDEAETYAIQGHNPGGYVIPAPAVPNYGTSHPYAAPYLTGGIRGPLQLQRWSTGLCRCFDDPANCVVTCFCPCITFGQIAEIVSKGTSTCTCEGAIYGALALIGFPCLYSCFYRSKMRAQYELPEAPCMDCLVHFCCETCALCQEYRELKNRGIDLSIGAAVPSTEIDVQYTHDGSSLAALLHCTT